One Falco naumanni isolate bFalNau1 chromosome 12, bFalNau1.pat, whole genome shotgun sequence genomic region harbors:
- the EPAS1 gene encoding endothelial PAS domain-containing protein 1 isoform X4: MMECCRSSSERRKEKSRDAARCRRSKETEVFYELAHELPLPHNISSHLDKASIMRLAISFLRTHKLLSSVCADTENELEADQQMDHLYLKALEGFIAVVTQDGDMIFLSENVNKYMGLTQVELTGHSIFDFTHPCDHEEIRENLSLKNVLGLSSTNCSSMVHASLMVSAGPGFGKKSKDMSTERDFFMRMKCTVTNRGRTVNLKSAMWKVLHCTGQVKVYNTCPPHTLCGYKEPLLTCLIIMCEPIQHPSNIDIPLDSKTFLSRHSMDMKFTYCDDRITELIGYHPEELLGRSAYEFYHALDSESMTKSHQNLCTKGQVVTGQYRMLAKHGGYVWLETQGTVIYNTRNLQPQCIVCVNYVLSEIEKNDVVFSMDQTESLFKPHLLTMSTAYESGIPGMEKSDFLFTKLKEEPEELAQLAPTPGDAIISLDFGTQKFEEAPAFTSAVLTPNKSWPVEAKSHAAQGETLTIPSFTMLQIAPGSSTPSASSNSSCSTPSSPGDYYNSVDEDFKIEVIEKLFAMDTESKSQCTSQTDFNELDLETLAPYIPMDGEDFQLSPICQEECPLSESAQNTQQSLSSMSTIFQPLPSASQNHFLPEKYRPQLSNKKMNPGHGSLSSVFFNDVSRSSLPPYHDQASTPLSSMGGRPNTQWPPDPLLEYVPAKWRLVDKYSGSLSSSSSGPPVHSPSMPTYKRRPLDAFGQRGIDVNPARIALSNSLKLKRQLDYEEQALQQLSGGDPSVINPSHLMWKRMKFLKGENCSLVTEKKSLSTSVLTDEFVCNSRGLSQPMNQLQQQQPPTCGSPGENVKAGAFPLPFYSSHCQDYSVQPVHKASGMTSRLLGPSFEPYLLPELTRYDCEVNVPVLGRSTLLQGSELLRALDQAT; this comes from the exons tatgtGCTGACACTGAGAATGAACTAGAGGCAGACCAGCAGATGGACCACTTGTACCTGAAAGCTTTGGAGGGATTTATTGCCGTGGTGACACAGGATGGAGACATGATCTTTTTGTCAGAGAATGTCAACAAATACATGGGTCTTACCCAG GTGGAATTAACTGGACACAGCATTTTTGACTTCACTCATCCATGTGACCATGAAGAAATTCGAGAGAATCTGAGTCTGAAAAATG TTTTAGGCCTGAGCTCTACAAACTGCTCTTCAATGGTCCATGCATCTTTGATGGTCTCTGCAG GTCCaggctttggaaagaaaagcaaagacatgTCAACTGAGCGTGACTTCTTCATGAGGATGAAATGCACTGTTACCAACAGAGGCAGAACTGTTAACCTCAAGTCTGCCATGTGGAAG GTTTTGCACTGCACTGGACAAGTTAAAGTGTACAACACCTGTCCTCCTCACACTCTGTGTGGGTATAAAGAGCCTCTTCTCACCTGCCTTATAATAATGTGTGAGCCTATTCAGCATCCTTCAAACATCGATATCCCCCTGGACAGCAAGACCTTCCTGAGTCGCCATAGCATGGACATGAAATTTACCTACTGTGACGACAG AATAACAGAGTTGATTGGTTACCAtccagaggagctgctgggccGTTCAGCGTATGAGTTTTACCATGCTTTGGACTCGGAGAGTATGACCAAGAGTCACCAGAACT TGTGTACAAAAGGTCAAGTAGTGACGGGCCAGTACCGTATGCTTGCCAAGCACGGTGGCTATGTGTGGCTGGAGACTCAAGGAACAGTGATTTACAATACGCGCAACCTACAGCCTCAGTGTATCGTCTGTGTCAACTATGTGCTGAG TGAAATTGAGAAGAATGATGTTGTGTTCTCCATGGACCAAACGGAATCGCTCTTCAAGCCTCACCTGCTGACGATGAGCACCGCCTATGAGAGTGGCATCCCCGGGATGGAGAAGAGTGACTTCTTGTTTACCAAGTTAAAGGAGGAACCAGAGGAACTTGCTCAGCTGGCACCAACACCTGGCGATGCCATTATTTCCCTGGATTTTG GGACACAGAAGTTTGAGGAAGCCCCTGCCTTCACCAGTGCTGTTTTGACACCAAACAAATCATGGCCAGTGGAAGCAAAAAGCCACGCTGCTCAAGGTGAAACACTGACGATACCATCCTTTACAATGCTGCAGATTGCACCTGGAAGCAGTACACCAAGTGCAAGCAGCAACAGTAGCTGTTCCACG CCAAGCAGCCCAGGAGATTATTACAATTCTGTGGATGAAGATTTTAAGATTGAAGTGATTGAAAAACTTTTTGCTATGGACACAGAATCAAAAAGTCAGTGCACCTCCCAG ACTGACTTCAATGAACTGGACCTTGAAACCTTGGCTCCTTACATTCCTATGGATGGAGAAGATTTTCAGCTCAGTCCAATCTGCCAAGAAGAATGTCCTCTCTCTGAAAGTGCACAAAATACCCAGCAGAGTCTAAGTAGCATGAGTACCATCTTCCAgccccttccttctgcttcacaGAATCACTTTCTCCCAGAGAAATATCGCCCACAgctatcaaataaaaaaatgaatcctGGTCATGGGTCCCTGTCATCAGTGTTCTTCAACGATGTGAGTAGGTCATCACTGCCACCATACCATGACCAAGCCAGCACTCCCCTGTCTTCAATGGGAGGAAGACCAAACACCCAGTGGCCACCTGATCCCCTGTTAGAGTATGTTCCTGCTAAATGGAGACTTGTGGATAAATACTCAGGATCCCTATCAAGTTCCTCCTCAGGGCCACCAGTGCATTCTCCGAGCATGCCCACATATAAAAGAAG GCCCCTGGATGCTTTTGGGCAACGAGGCATAGATGTAAACCCAGCAAGAATTGCTCTGTCTAACAGTTTGAAACTGAAGCGACAACTGGATTACGAAGAACAAGCATTGCAACAGCTGAGTGGG GGAGATCCATCTGTCATTAACCCCTCTCACCTAATgtggaaaagaatgaaatttcTCAAAGGGGAAAACTGTTCCTTGGTTACAGAAAAGAAGTCTCTCAGCACAAGTGTTCTTACTG ATGAATTTGTCTGTAACTCGAGAGGTCTGAGCCAACCAATGaatcagctgcagcagcagcagccacccacCTGTGGCAGTCCTGGTGAGAATGTGAAAGCAGGAGCGTTTCCCCTTCCATTCTACAGTTCCCACTGTCAGGACTATAGTGTCCAGCCAGTTCATAAAGCATCAG GTATGACCAGTCGCCTGCTGGGGCCCTCTTTTGAACCCTACTTGTTGCCCGAGTTGACAAGATATGACTGTGAGGTGAACGTCCCCGTTTTGGGCAGGTCTACGCTTCTGCAAGGCAGTGAACTGCTCAGAGCACTGGACCAGGCAACCTGA